AATGGGTAAACAAATTATCTGCCGAAGCATGTGGTCAATTTTTCCCATGACTTGCCCAATCTGGTGTTGATGTTTGAGTTAGCTTGCTTTGCGACACCTTGTCTGGCTAAAAAAATCATATCAACGGCAGGTAAATCCGTTTGCCTAAAGCTTTCTCTTATTAACCGCTTAATACGATTCCGATCATGAGCCTTTGCTATCATTTTTTTTGATAGCGCCAGCCCAAGCCGGGCA
Above is a genomic segment from Legionella lytica containing:
- the rnpA gene encoding ribonuclease P protein component → MFAFKKTQRLLIKKDYDRVFEQAKKIVTSEFIILFRENNLGYARLGLALSKKMIAKAHDRNRIKRLIRESFRQTDLPAVDMIFLARQGVAKQANSNINTRLGKSWEKLTTCFGR